Part of the Labrus bergylta chromosome 19, fLabBer1.1, whole genome shotgun sequence genome, ctctgctcAGCTGTAGGTGATATCTTTGTGTTGCTCTTACCCGACACACGGGGCAGGTGTGGACCAGCGCCGCCTTGGCTGCGGTCTTCTGGTCGGCAGCCTGACCTTTCTTCTTGTCTGCTGCCTTCTTGGCGTTTTTCTGCTGGGACTGAATCTTCTGCTGCCCACGAGCCATGGCACTCAACTTTGACCTGAAGGAAGAACAAACAAGAGGCCGAGGATTATCAACCTGAGCGACTGAATGACTTGATTCAGatcacagaaataaatgaagttaAGACATCCAAAGAATCAGTTGCATTGAGGACCGaatgtttcccacacatagacgatactcAGACGGGCTGTCCGAGTATATGTCCCAACGTTTTTGTATTGATATAATCGGGAGAGAGAAATCCGCTAGTACATCCCCAGTTAATCCACGGATAGAGGTATGTGGACGTCATATTTAAAGAGAAGCTTCTTATGCTTCCGTTGACATCTGAAGCTGTTTGTTATGGATGTTGCACTCCTCGTTTAGGATGACTGTTATGATACACGTCATCATGCACAAGCCTCAACACATGTCGTATGTAACAGAAGAGAGCTGCAGGTCGGTATGAGTTTAGATCAGAGGGGAAGAGAAGCAAAATTAGCAGATTTAAGTCCTTTGTTACACTCTTACTATACTATATAACTAAATAATACGTTTAAATAAATGAGAGAACAGTCAGGAACAAACTGGTCTGATCATTAACCGTTATTTAAGTTACAATTTGTCCTAAATGCAGcataagattaagatttacttttattgatcttTTACGGTAACCTAGGAGATGTCTAGTGATTTATTAAACCAAACCACAGCAGGCAGgttttgtaaatgtaaatcctgatttctgtgtttacactctgtagttcatgcaacacacacacacacacacaaacaggatcctctggacatgcactaatggagagatgtcagagtgacggaagCGGGCGCTCCTGGGCTGATGGTGGGGacggggtttggtgccttgctcaagggcacctcggcagtgctcaggaagtgatctggcacctctccagcgaCCAGATTTGGTCCCATAGCTgcaataaatcactttataaaacaaaatccaTTTATTATAATGATGTAATAAATCTTTTTTGAAGGCTGGGGTTTGTGATATTATTTAGTTTAACATTTCTCTGGACTATCCAACTACAGTTCAGTGATTTAACAACTTGTTTTGACCAGCTGCTAATacattaaagacaaacacaggtGTTATGCCGAGAATTGAATGCAACCTTGCAGGACAAATCAAAACGTGGCAGACACACAGTGTACTGTCGTATTTAGCATCCACCCTGTTTACATGTCATATCTACACAGACTGATGAAAAGGCGTCTTCTACTGAGTCTACATAACAATCAGGACACTTCATTATTATTAGGTATAAACTTCAGATACTCCGTCATCACAGATCTGCCCTCAGAAAAAGAGACGTGTACCGTTCTCGAACACTTCCGCCGCTTCATGCCATATTCGGCAGGGATGCATTTCTCGACATAACACCGGCATTAATTTTCTCACAGCtagtgtttttaaatgagctCTTATTGTGTCAATGTCTTATCTCTTGTTGATTAAAACCCGTACAAGTTGGCTGATTATCATACTTATTATACGTATCCCTGGTTACAAGTTACCCGTTGAGTTTATTTTCCGGTTTTTACCAGATAATGGGCCTGACGTCAACCGGCGCCGCCTTGCTAACAGTGTTAGCTGAGCTAGCCGGGTGAAGCTAAGATTACATGTGACTCCGAGTCACACCGAATTATATCGATGTTGAAGCAAGACGAGCACAAATACGAACACACGTCACTCTTATTTAACACCAATACAAGTCACACGTTTTTTAAATACTCTGGCTTTCGGGGGATTTACCTTCGAGATGGGACTCTCTTTGCTCTGTCgtcggtctctctctcttttttttttaatgccagaGGAAAGTAAAGAGGAGGATTTTAACCGCCGCTTCAACGTCAAACCTGCGGAGGGGGGTAAAACGagcagcgccccctgtggtGTGGATGATAACTGCAGCTTCAGGAGTCGTGGTAGTAACACCGGTCCTCAGTGTATTTCAGTGGGAATTTCTAAGTTTATACTTTTTATTCTGTTATCTCTGAGGATCATCGTCATTAAATGTAACCACCCGGATGCAGTGGTGATTctagtctgttggggccctaggcaaaaataataataataataataataataatgataatgataataataataataataataataataataataataataataataataacaatgataatgataatgataatgataataataataatgataataatgatcatgataataatgataataataataataataataataatgataatgacaataataataatgataacgataataataatgatagtaataataataatgataatgataataatgataataataataataataataataataataataataatgataatgataataataataataataataataataataatggtaaTAAtggtaataataatgataataataataattataattataatgataataataataataataatcataataatgataataataatgataatgataatgataataatgataataataataataataataataataaattagatttatatagcgcttttttaaatactcaaagacgctttgacaggaaacaacaacaaaaaaaaagcaaaaactaagagaacaatacaaaatcGAAATAGTGTcaagggaagaggatgagagtcagtggttgtaggTGGTGATGAAAAGATGAGTTTTCAGGATATTTCTTgtaggaagtgagtgtggggggagtctctgatgtttttagggagagagttccagagggtgggagctgcaatggagaaggccAATTCCGAAATCAATACCAGACAGATtgatcatcttcatcttcctttTTATAAAACCAAACACGGTCAGTTTTCCATCAGATATCGTGGGGTACAAATATGGAATTCCAAAAGACACGTTGTTAATGACTTTTCTTCACATTTAATCCATGAGGTCAAACTTTtgcatatataaaatatatttcttttctttttttcttttatttccatcAACTCACTCATTTCACTCCCTTTTTGATAGATCAATGCctgtttcatttagctgatagagggttaacattctcagtctttctattgtatgtatgtgtctaagtgtgtgtgtatgagtacGTGTATaggttactgtatatgtgtttatatttaattttgttttgaaattgtgtaattggatttgtttagttgatttatttgtctcttaagaggtgaggtcccttgtataagcctgttggcctcttgacctctcctgacacaccttttatgtttttgttaatcctattttgatgtattcttatatgtgtgctaataaataaataaaataaataattaggGGGCCctttcaaccagcgttcatcaccagtCCATCATGTTTGCTGTTGTCCCGACTCTTCCTCCTATTTCTGTTCTTTCCCCGTTTCTTCTTTTGTCTCCTTCATACGGATGATTCTCCTTCATTTGTCtctgttgactttcattgacatttGGTTTTCACATAATGCATGCTCAGTTTAACAGGGCAACGAGACTGAGTGCTGTCAAATGGGGCCCTGTAAAGGAGGTTTCTTACTGTCATTGcaagatttgtttttacattttgggccactgctttggcttaactttgtgagccctcagggggcccctactggtctggggcaccaagcaagcagttgcctgccttgcctgttgacaagcaacaCCTCTGCCCGGATggtcaataaataaacaattcatCCTAAATCCAAGTTTAACATATTGCTCGTATAGAAACTTAAACTTCAAGCAATCGAAGTACTTACCTGGGAGCATTTCTCCATGTGGTGAAAAAGCTGAGAAAGAATGAAAGGGAACTGGACCCCTCAGTTTGGACCCCTGAACCTGTCCTATAAGCAGAAAGACTTACAGTTTCATCACTTCAGAGCATTTTGTCTCTTTGACTTGTTTAGTGTCTCCTTATAGGTATCATATTTCAAATGTCTCTTTGTGGTCTTTTTGCatttctgaagtgtttttttgttttagttcactttttaaaaaaatcttttggtagttattttgtgtatatttttgttgttgtttagcaTTTCTTTGTGGATacttttttgaatctggttGTTTCTTTTGAAAACGTCAAACCTctatgttttgttattttgtccctgtTTTTGTTACTAACTGCTCGTTGTTGATTTGCATCTTGTAAAGTCTGTTTTACCTGCAAGTTTTCctccttttgtctgtttgtgttcgtTCGACTCTTACTGAtaattttgtgtctttatgGTTTCCTGTTTTGGTTTTGGATGTCTTTAGaatttgttttgtctcttcaCCTTGTAGATGTTGtgtatctctttctttcttcttgttcttggttttatttattttaaattaccTCGTGTTCCTGTTTTGTTATTCTGCATCTCATGTCGGTGTTTCTTTTCTGTtcaaatttgaacattttatttaaaagttttgACTCCACTTCTTAAACATCCGGTCAGTTTTATTTGAAGTGGCCAGACTGATCCAGAAGGGCTGAAATCCCAGGATATCATGAGAACAACTTCAGCAAAAAAATGGGGCATAATCTGATTTTCAGTATGACACAGATATTCCTAAATCCACAAATAAAGCATGACTTATTTTGACAGCGTTTAATCAGAGATATGATCATTTTACAATAACCTAGGGGAGGCCAAGATGTCCAGTGATTTATTAAACCAAACCACAGCAGGCAGGTTTGTAAATTTAAACCCTGATTTCAGAAGGACTGTACCTCTAAACACAAATGagtgaaagagaaacacacaatgTGAACACAGTTTCATCACTTTATTACAGTAAATGAGTCCatatgatacacacacagaacagagacggacaggtttgtgtttctttctctttctttcccgCTCCATCGAGACCCCGGCAGTGAACAtatgaaataaaagtgacaTCTCTCTGTTGCATTAAAGATGGAAACTTGAACAGACGCACACATTTTAGAtgattcaaaaacaaacacaagtacATTTTTGGAGATAATGTACAACATTGTCTGCATGTTTcctggccacacacacacgctcacagcTGCGTCTGCAGTCACGACACACGAGTCTGTCTCTGACATCTTGTGATCATTAGCAGCAGTTCTGAATGCCGTACAGCACATCATACAAAATGCCCACCATGTTGAGAACCAGCCGGACGTCAGAATGTGATTCAAAGTCCAACTAAACACTTGTGAGATCACGCATGTCAGACATTTCACACCTAAGTGACCTGTAGCTAAGACTATTTTCTCAATACTGCACAGTAAGAATATATTGCAATTtgacaaaatgcacaaaaaagaaagttctgttccaaacaaaaacaaagcgtGTGGAAGAAAAAGACTTATTGGGCCTTCATGGGAGAGACAGGATGGTGGAtaaaggaggaagaaggagagagagagagagagagagtggggaatgacatgcgggaaaggagccacaggtcagaatcGAACCCGGGTGCCCGCTtccaggactacagcctctgtacatggggtgcacaaaCTAACCGCTCGGCCATCGGCTTTGatttttatcctttttaaaaactttttactGTCAGATGTTCAATTGGAGGAGACTCTTTTAAAGGGCAAGATGTGGACATGTCAATGACTGCCATCTAGAGGCAAGGAAGGGAACAGATACTGCTATTGTAACACTCTCAGTTACTCTCTTCACCTGCAGGGGGCGCAACCTGCAGGCGAAGAGAGTAACTACAGTTTTAGCTTTTGAGCCTTTTCTGCACATTTTAcaactttaacacatttttcactttgatAGATGTGACTGAGGAACAGCCTCGTGTCGGACGACCACACGTTTAGTTCTTAAAATCAGTAAGAATGTCCTGCATGCTGCTAAGCCCTACACACTGAGTGTGACACTGCAAAAACAAGTCAGGAAGGAGCTGTGTTTAGGCTTCACATGAAATAGttgaaacatttctgaaaaagaATACGCTGCACTAAATACTGATGCAAATAAAGAATAAGATGTATACGATGCAAGGACACTTTTCCTCAATGTTGGACCTGGTTGAGACATACACAACAGGAAATGTATCATGCATGTGTAGAAGCATGCCTTCTAAAAAGTGACAAGCGCCCCCTTGTGGAGATTCTGTTAAAATTGATGTTCagtctttttaaagtttcacaAACTGAGACGCTTCACTGTAAAAACtgctgttttaaattaaatcattgTAACAAAAAATAAGTTAACAAACATGATGTTTCAGAAGGTTTTGCATTTATTAAACTGTAAGGAGTAGACACAGGTGACATGCTCGGTCCTCCTTTAGACAGGTGAGGTTATCTTTAACGAGAGCATGAGAAGATGATTTTGGAACAGAACTCTTGAAATATGAATCCATTCAACAGTCCAGGTGTGGTCCAGACGGAGGACCGAACAGCTTATTAACGATGTTAACAGCTACGTTAGGATTCTCACCGGACAacgagaaagaaagagagagaaagatcaTCAACGAACATGAGCAGTaggctgagttttttttttcttctttgcagtatttacattttgaatagtgaaaaaaagaaacttatttacaaaaaaaaaaaagaaaaaaagatgcacaAACTAAGACTGCTTCCATGGACAGGATGCGGGGGATAAGATATAAACAACTCtgtaataaaaagtaaaaagaggaaaataaaaatcagtgaTATTTACATGTGCGATAAGAGATGGAgagtgagggaaaaaaatggcTTCTGAGAAAAACCCAGCTGTGTTTGATTCCTCTGTCCGGCTTCTTCtccccgaccccccccccccccctcacacttTTTCATAGCTACAGAGAGTCTGCGAGCTCTTGAGTGTGACGCCTGCAGAGGTTATCAAACACGCCGGTTTGACTCTTCAGAGCAAAGAAAGCTGAACATGTGCCCAACAGGACCGAGAGATTAGCGGGCTGAGAATGGAAAAATGCTCTCTACTCTCCTCGTGTGAAATTAAGGTGAATGTGCCGAGTGTGGGGGAAGTCGAAAAGCatcaataataaagaaaaacaaaaaacacatggcTGCAGTTAAAAACAGCAGGTGGAGGCATGGTACAATAGTATCAAATATACTATCCTACAAACTTTCAAGTGGTCTGTACTGCTTACTAAAGATCTGTATTGTTTACGGCTCTAATCCCTAAAACACTGTTTAGACTTCAGGTTggaatcagacacacacacacacacacacacacgttcataCTTCAATACGGAGGAGGTTGGGGACTGTGATAGTACATTCTCCGACCCAGGACCTTCAACAAATCCTCACTGTGACAGTACAACCAAATCAGCGGGTAGAAATTCAAACGGAGTCCTCACAAAGATAGAAGTTACaacagcacacagacacacactaacacacaaaccGCCCGGCTTTTGGAAAAGTTTGTGTTTAATCGCTGTTCTCACATTAAGCCTTCCAGCACACGTCCGTTAATCCTCAGAGTTATTTTAGTTTCTACGGTTTGCCTAAGAAGCTGCGACACCATTTAAAACCCTCCTCCACATCCAGctctcattaaaaaacaaataaatacatttacatgaagc contains:
- the zgc:91910 gene encoding zinc finger protein 706-like → MARGQQKIQSQQKNAKKAADKKKGQAADQKTAAKAALVHTCPVCRTQMPDPKTFKQHFESKHPKSPMPPELADVQA